AAACTTTGATTCAGTTCCAATTCGAGAAACTCTATGGTTTGGCTAATATTTCAATGGTTTATTTTTGAGTTGTTTCAAGTGTAAAGTGTTGAAGCTTAAGCATAACAAACGCCTCAAAGGGACTGCCAACGCGTGGCGTTTCCAGTCCCAATGAGCCGCAGTGGTTTCGGTTGTTGTGTTTGAGTTTAGTGTTATGCGTTGCCAGCCCCTTAGGCGGGCGTTATGCTGCTACGAATCTATATGCAACTTGGTTGTTTCAAAGTAGAATACGCCACCTTTTGTATCAACGTATTTTGTATGAGATTCGAAAAACTTAATCAGAAAGCATTTTCAGCAATTTTAATCACGGCTTTGGCACTTTTGTCATTAGCTGCATACTTTGGGGCTTCCGATAACTTTTTAGTTGGAAATCTCACCCCCGAGTTAATGGGCGTTTGTATTGAGCTGTTAATCATCCTTTGGGTGTTTGATCGTTGGCAAGAAAATAGTAAGAAAAAGAAGTTAGTTTCCTTGGAGCGACGTTTACGTGAGTACTTGATCTTTTTTCTAAAGCACAGCTTTAAAAATGTTCCTCAGGAATATCGAGTTGGCAGATTCTTCGGGAAGGATCATGAAAAGAATATCGAGCAGATCGATAATCTTATCCAGTACGTTAAATCTAACGGTTTAGATGAAGCTGCTTTAACCTCTATCCAACAGCATTGCATGAGAGAGTCTCGTACGTTAGAGAATTTGCTACCCGTAGCATCTGAACTGACTAATGAGCACTTCAAAGCATGGTGCCGTATAGTTTATTTCATTAACTCTATAGCTGGTTCACAAGAGCCAATCAGCAAGTCGACGATAGACATCCTGCAAAACATCAAACGTTTTGACAGTGAATCATTTAAAAGAAAGCTATATGTAGACGGTGAATAATCAGCATAACAAACGCCTCAAGAGGGACTGTCAACGCGTGGCGTTTCCAGTCCCATTGAGCCGCGGTGGTTACGGTTGTTGTGATTGAGTTTAGTGGTAATGCGTTGCCAGCCCCTTAGGCGGGCGTTAGGGCTAAACTTTGTCGACCACCGAATCGTCATGATATATTACCTGTTACTTTCAAATGCTTAATGTGTAGGGGCATACAGTGTCGAATAAGGCAGCTTACAAAAAATCTAGAAAGGTAATTCTAAAATTATTAAACGATAGTTTTCCGACTCCTGTGGATATCGATATATTTTACATTGAAGGCAAAACCCCACCCTCTGACAGAAAGCTAAAAAATTACAACGATGTTATGCGCTCATGGGATAATGGATATAGTTTTGATGACAATCCAATACAGAATGAGCTCTATATATACAGAGAGACATTGAGAGTTTTAGTGGATGAAGGCTTGGTGAGTCACGAAACAGAAGATAAGGACAATCGGAGACTGTACGTGCGTTGTAAGCTGACACCTAAAGGACAAAATTCAAGTTTCGCAAGTGATTCTGAGATACTAATGCTGGAGCCAAACTTTTATGGAATTGGAATTAGGCTCAGAGTGTTACTTAGGAAGTTGGGTGCCTTGTTTGGAATAAAGCCCTAACAAGCGCTTCAAGAGGGACAGCCAACGCGTGGCATTTTTATCATGCGTTGGGTTTCGTGCTTATGGTGTTATGCGGAAAGTTGGTAGTAGCGTTGTCTGCCCCTTAAGCGGGCGTTATGAGGAATATGGATATCAAATTACGACCAATAGAAAGTGAAGAATTCGATAGTCTTTTTTCTGTTGTAAAGCAGGGCATTTATTCACATGTTGATGCCGTTTTTGGTTGGGATGATGACTTTCAACGCAACCGTCTAAAAAGAGACTATGACCCTAGTTGGTTTCACTGGGTAGAACATGGAGGTCAACGAATTGGCATGTTGTGTTTCAAACCTTATGACAATGCAATTCATGTTCATCTACTTGTTGTTTTTTCCGAGTTTCAGAACCAAAAATTTGGGCAAAAGATAATGAATTATGTCCATAAGCGCGCGGATGCTGAGGGGAGGCACTGGGTGACGTTATCCAGTTTTATCCGAAATGATGCAGCGGTAAGATTTTACAAATCGCTTGGTTATCAGCTCATTGATAGTGATGAACACTTCTATTCTTTGTCGCTTCAAATTTCCTCATAACAAACGCCTCAAGAGGGACTGTCAACGCGTGGCGTTTCCAGTCCCAATGAGCCGCGGTGGTTTCGGTTGTTGTGTTTGAGTCTAGTGTTAATGCGTTGCCAGCCCCTTAGGCGGGCGTTATGAGTATCCGCAACTTTAGAGACAAGGAGTCAATTTTGTTCAAGCTTTATTACTATCCAAACAATGCG
This genomic window from Vibrio metoecus contains:
- a CDS encoding GNAT family N-acetyltransferase, whose translation is MRNMDIKLRPIESEEFDSLFSVVKQGIYSHVDAVFGWDDDFQRNRLKRDYDPSWFHWVEHGGQRIGMLCFKPYDNAIHVHLLVVFSEFQNQKFGQKIMNYVHKRADAEGRHWVTLSSFIRNDAAVRFYKSLGYQLIDSDEHFYSLSLQISS